In Pseudomonas sp. GCEP-101, one DNA window encodes the following:
- a CDS encoding ABC transporter permease: MELTMNAPVPQASGGPLRRLCNLLYRKPTLYLSLLLVPPLLWFGAIYLGSLLTLLWQGFYTFDDFTMTVTPELTWANFGSLLSGSNFDIIQRTVLMAVAVSIASGAVAFPIAYYMARYTTGKTKAFFYIAVMMPMWASYIVKAYAWTLLLAKGGVAMWFVQHLGLEPVLNLLLGIPGVGGNTLSTSSFGRFLVFVYIWLPFMILPIQASLERLPPSLLQASADLGAHPRQTFLQVILPLSIPGIAAGSIFTFSLTLGDFIVPQLVGPPGYFIGSMVYAQQGAIGNMPMAAAFTLVPIVLIAVYLSIVKRLGAFDAL, from the coding sequence ATGGAACTGACGATGAATGCTCCGGTGCCGCAGGCCAGCGGTGGCCCGCTGCGCCGCCTGTGCAACCTGCTCTACCGCAAGCCGACGCTGTACCTCTCGCTGCTGCTGGTGCCGCCGCTGCTGTGGTTCGGCGCGATCTACCTCGGCTCGCTGCTGACGCTGCTGTGGCAGGGTTTCTACACCTTCGACGACTTCACCATGACGGTGACGCCGGAGCTGACCTGGGCGAACTTCGGCTCGCTGCTCAGTGGCTCCAACTTCGACATCATCCAGCGCACCGTGCTGATGGCGGTCGCAGTGTCCATCGCCAGCGGCGCGGTGGCCTTCCCCATCGCCTACTACATGGCGCGCTACACCACCGGCAAGACCAAGGCGTTCTTCTACATCGCCGTGATGATGCCGATGTGGGCCAGCTACATCGTCAAGGCCTACGCCTGGACCCTGCTGCTGGCCAAGGGCGGCGTGGCCATGTGGTTCGTCCAGCACCTGGGCCTGGAGCCTGTGCTGAACCTGCTGCTGGGTATTCCCGGCGTGGGTGGCAACACCCTGTCCACCTCCAGCTTCGGGCGCTTCCTGGTGTTCGTGTACATCTGGCTGCCGTTCATGATCCTGCCGATCCAGGCGTCCCTGGAGCGCCTGCCGCCGTCGCTGCTGCAAGCCTCGGCCGACCTCGGCGCGCACCCGCGGCAGACCTTCCTGCAGGTGATCCTGCCGCTGTCGATCCCCGGCATCGCCGCCGGGTCGATCTTCACCTTCAGCCTGACCCTGGGCGACTTCATCGTGCCGCAGCTGGTGGGCCCGCCGGGCTACTTCATCGGCAGCATGGTCTACGCCCAGCAGGGCGCGATCGGCAACATGCCGATGGCCGCCGCCTTCACCCTGGTGCCCATCGTGCTGATCGCGGTCTATCTCTCCATCGTCAAACGCTTAGGAGCCTTCGATGCACTCTGA
- a CDS encoding ABC transporter permease yields MHSDSSSQGQASWGLKAAAWGGLVFLHFPILIIFLYAFNTEDAAFSFPPKGFTLHWFSVAFARQDVLEAIELSVKIASVATLIAMLLGTLAAAALYRRDFFGKEGISLMLILPIALPGIITGIALLSAFKTLGIEPGFLTIVIGHATFCVVIVYNNVIARFRRTSHSLIEASMDLGADGWQTFRYVILPNLGSALLAGGMLAFALSFDEIIVTTFTAGHERTLPIWLLNQLGRPRDVPVTNVVAMLVMIVTMLPILGAYYLTKGGEGVAGSGK; encoded by the coding sequence ATGCACTCTGACTCTTCATCTCAAGGGCAGGCTTCCTGGGGTCTGAAAGCAGCCGCCTGGGGCGGGTTGGTGTTCCTGCACTTCCCCATCCTGATCATCTTCCTGTACGCCTTCAATACCGAGGACGCGGCCTTCAGCTTCCCGCCCAAGGGCTTCACCCTGCACTGGTTCAGCGTCGCCTTCGCGCGCCAGGACGTGCTCGAAGCCATCGAGCTGTCGGTGAAGATCGCCAGCGTCGCCACGCTGATCGCCATGCTCCTGGGCACCCTGGCCGCGGCCGCGCTGTACCGCCGCGACTTCTTCGGCAAGGAAGGCATCTCGCTGATGCTGATCCTGCCGATCGCCCTGCCCGGCATCATCACCGGCATCGCGTTGCTCTCAGCGTTCAAGACCCTCGGCATCGAGCCGGGCTTCCTGACCATCGTCATCGGCCACGCCACCTTCTGCGTGGTGATCGTCTACAACAACGTGATTGCGCGCTTCCGCCGCACTTCGCACAGCCTCATCGAAGCCTCGATGGACCTGGGCGCCGACGGTTGGCAGACCTTCCGCTACGTGATCCTGCCGAACCTCGGCTCGGCGCTGCTGGCCGGCGGCATGCTGGCGTTCGCGCTGTCCTTCGACGAGATCATCGTCACCACTTTCACCGCCGGCCATGAACGCACCCTGCCGATCTGGCTGCTCAACCAGCTGGGCCGCCCGCGCGACGTGCCGGTGACCAACGTGGTGGCGATGCTGGTGATGATCGTGACCATGCTGCCGATCCTCGGCGCCTACTACCTGACCAAGGGTGGCGAAGGCGTGGCGGGGAGCGGCAAGTAA